TACCTGATGAAGGAAGAAATAAAAGTGTCATAAAATGTGGACCGTTCTGACATAACCCTACAATATTCGCCATAAAagtaatgatgtaacaggattaactaccatagcaatagctgaatacaatttttgaatatattgcactgCACTAGTATGTTCatacggtacctctgcattgaaccacagatgtcaaagaacagggataaagacctggatcgtaattatcatgctgatcacttgcacctgtaaaattaatatctttgaaaagagcagtattgtattcaatatacgattgcagacatacacaggtatgATGAATGCAACCTGTAaccttgtagtgcagggcaatatattataaaattgtattcacctattgctattgtagttaatcctgttacatcatccgcacttctatggcgaatataTTGGTTCGCTTTGTTAATGATGTCACTGCTTATTTTGCGATTGCACTGGAAGCATGCCGACAAACCGCCCTTATATGGCGTGTGTGCCGTGTTCGCTATGTGCGATTAACTTTATGATCGATACTGCACTCGCCGGCGAAATATGCATATATCACTACCCAACTTGaggtcaaccaaattattcaagCCAAAACGATTGAATTTTCAtagcaaagttcattaacctccaGTCAACAATCAACCTAAAAATTGACCTCAACTTAGATTTGGACTATGAGTATGAGTTTGCACAACCCATTCAAAGGTCACTATACACTATGTacaacatattggggttaaagaactgtgttttGACTGATGAGTACCAGGTAATGGAGTTCTGCTCGGGGTTCTGCTGGGCaagatttaaatgtttttaaagctGACCACATCCCATTGTAATGGGGGGACAGTACCAAACCTGAGCTAGTGGCATAAGCCATAGAGGccgaaaattgcagaaaaacttCCTGTGCTGTGCccagtggtgtaactagggttAGTAGCGCCCGgagcaagaaacaaaatttgcgCTCCTATATAAAATAGAATGGCAAAAATGGCCGCAAAACGGCCACCGGGTGTCTGAGGGTGTATGTGCTCCTctgagaagttagaaacttttggaaaatgaagatcATACTGGGGCTCACGCCCCCTTAGACCCCCGGTGCATATTAGTATGTTGTTTGTATTAATGATTGGATAAAATGAAATTGAACTGAACATGATCTTTGGGCTTGACTTGAATGCAGTTGCAAACACAAGAAATGAATGAAAAGGACTAAACCAACAGCTTGCTAATGTAGTaggaggaacagtggcataggagaggcattaAAGAAGCCATCTGGGAGTGTATTGAGCAGCCATCACTGAACAAGAGATGGGggactccgctttaacttatctcatgcatgggactggGCTATCAAGACGATACCTAGCCGTCAGTTacgtgaccagtccagcgggtcagttgcctgatgaagtctggcgATTCCAgatgcaacgtagcaaagttgcaaaTAGGAAGTTCAAGTATTAAATTTAtttccagtggcggcgccaggaattttttccaggggggctttgaggggaaaagtgaatttcagggggggggggggcaaaatcaacaaattttgcgcaaaattacagcaaacagatgaaattttcgtaattttgggtttttactgggggaacaggggcaagagttctgactgggggaatttccccctcatgcccccccctggtgctgccactgtttCCAACTTTGTTTTACTTACTATTGTACTCCTGTTCCCTCTTTGCTAGTTCACTTTCTACATCATTCAATGTCTTATTGCACTGCTCCAATGCATCTATCACCTCTGGTTCATTTAATGCCTGTAGTCTGGCCTGTGTTAACTCACTCATATTCAAATACTCATACCGTAGATCAGGGTGCTTGTTTGATAGACGCTTCATCTTTTCTACTTCCTCTTCAATATTATCTGAAAATTAAAGTGTTAGTAGACAGATTAGCTTTCTTGATAGGCCGATGCAAAGGGTTTCACTATCATATCAGACAATTAATTCCTCAGTCAataattatatgtgatgcgatcaagcaaaatcagtcggaactcgcagcATATTgcttttaagatatagccaaacataggaaatattttattttgttttctattgttttggaaactctttaattgcttatatctttggaactggttcttCAATTGCAATGGGGTTttttgcaaaatgcagctttgcaaatgtttgttACTATCATCCTAtacgaaactgaaaatttaatatttctgagttccaactgattttgcttgatagcaTCACATATCATCAATACTAAAGAAATGAAGAATTAGGTGACCAATAAAACCAACCCTGTTCTAGGGCTCCAAATAACCCAGATTTAGTGATTTGGGGATTCTTTGGTAGCCGCATAAAATTGTtttttgattttgactgaaatgttTTGATATTGTTTCAAAATAGGCTGATGTTTGCAGATTTTTCAAGCTTATGACCCTTTTTctaggtcaattttggtatatggactGGGTccttttttacacagccgtgacgttagtcacggctgtgtcttttttcttacaggttctttcttcttcttctttctgtcaaccattacatttgctctagcactcacatgcttacatcgattttgacctaacttggtcacaatgatcattgaccatgcccctacatgtcacatgaaactcgtggggacaaaggtcaagtaggggtcacaggggtcaaaaacgtgatttcaactaaaatgcatcttctcctacaacttacgtggacagcgaccccacttgcacacatgcattgttattacccagtgtctatgtggtgtacacagatttggggtcaaaggtcattaagggtcacttccgtataaaacgaaaaaccttcaaaaatttttattagctaagtaaaacatagcacagtaacggtatgttcacatatgatctgcagtcacccaatgtatatgtggttttttttttacttggggtcaaagctcattaaggggtcacttccggtataaaaagaaatacctttaaaatgcatcttcttccacaaattatgtgggacagagacgccacttgcacacatgcattgttattacccagtgtctatggggtgtacacagattcggggtcaaaggtcattaaggggtcacttccggtataaaacgaaaaaccttcaaaaatttttatttgctaagaaaaacataggacagtaacggtatgttcacacatgaattgtggttacccagtttatatgtggtattattttatttggggtcaaaggtcattaaggggtcacttccgcaataaaacgaaatacctttaaaatgcttcttcttccacaaattacgtaagacagtgacgccacttgcacacatgcattgttataacacagtgtctatatggtgtacacacatttctggtcaaaggtcagtaaggggtcacttccggtataaaacgatataccttcaaaataccccttctgccacaaaaagcatagcaaagtgatgccacatgtctatcggattttcatatattttggggtcaaaggtgattaaggggtcacaacacggctgtgttcgtggtcttagaccacagctaagtctagttcaaatttgtttttggaaaatatagctcaattttgcctcaatctagccaaaattgttttaatttCTCCAAAATTTGGGGAAacctaagacaatttgggttaaaatcAGCTGAAAATTATGACTTTTGGAATATCAATGagttcaaatttcttgaaaaattattggtatattgatggggcCACTTTCGAATTCTCATCGGTACCCACCCCttccaaaaccaaacttgagtaccccaggGTATTTTCCGATTGCCTTAAAGCAAACTTACTTTTGAGGAATGTTTCATTTGCAAATGATGGTAGTTGACAGTTGGCCGTAAGATTCCTAAAACATCCTGACCCAGTCACAATGAGTTCTACATTCACTGCTTTCAGGAGTTTTTGATAATATGCCGACTTCTGTCCTTCCTTGGTTGCTAAGTCAGGTTGAAGCTTTGGTGTGAAAGCTGAAAAGGTGGTCACAGATattgattgttaataaattgaactaaacatttcaaaaaaagtaactaacccccttaaataatggccattattcaagaaggggctattgtattacaaatctgtcaaatgcgttggaagcagaatttatttctgcgcattttgacacctcaattgatacgatagctcagaaaacaataaaatgccAGTCAATCtaatgtagtgaggtcccgatttgaaagttgcacttacatacaaatttttacaatacaaaaacactcagatatcagtacacagatttccttccattatacactgaatacaaaatcaatacaatttactgtaactttcaaatcttgggttacattgatttaaatgtacgctgtgacgtcaatatttagtcaattgctacaaataaggtgtcaaaatgtgcagaaataaattctgcttccaacgcattttacagatttgtaatacaatcacctgtttttgaataatggtcattatttaaggggggttagttactttttttgagatgtttacaacaACTAAACTGTCAGATTGGTCATTCAATCCCTCTATCTGACTGGTTAGTTtcaaataatttgcataaaatttgcatatatcgcgaaaattaaaaagaaaatcaaaattatttgatatcagcaggacatatttccttgtattcagaatgcaatttggtgtgtctgatgtgctctcagctcccacaaaaaatactgtgcatacattgctatccgatccagtggcatagcgtcataggggcatggggccACGTGCTTTAATCgatctgaaattaaaaaaaatcccataggaaaatggcgaaaaatggcttgtgcccccaatcatggtcggtgccccccaatatgtgacatgatcaaggggaatgagtcggatgtcgctaaaattgtttttgagatattggcaaaaacagtgttcaaattcttttgttttatattgttttcagtcattgataaattgctcataactctgtaaccagatgtctgattttgatggggtttgcatcaaaatgtagcatttgtaaactgacagaaaatgattttaaaaacttctttttgaaaattgccgacatgcgactcattcccttgatcatgtcacatatgatgacccacgctaagCCACTGATCCgatcctttaaagccataatgtgtgacttGGGTGAGTGGGGGCAGCCAAGATTGACTAAATTTTGATGTCATCACTGGTTCACCACATAAACACAAAACTGggacaaataattccaaaagtgtatttatgttataaagcaataattatgtTACTAGTATAAATCCGTTGATATTACACCTCACTGTAAAGTATGTTTTTCATGTGTGGCTAGAGATATGTTTATATGATATAGACTTCAAAATTTGTGTATCAGTAACATTGGACAGCTGGTGTAGTGTTTAGCACTCTCCCCAGATCAAGCGGGATTCCCAAGTTCACATTCAAGATACCCTATTGTATCTTATAGATCCTGTTAAAGGCAAATATAGtcatgtagcttaatattagatggaTGCAGTTTAATTATTGGACTTTGCTtggagtaaaggaggaaaagaaaagattaaagggatccttccctaagtctaacctccataTAGTTAAACCAggcctacagtctgtccacatagaagtacaaagcaaatctgtggcatcgggggtcgatgctttgcgtcacactcGAACGCGACGTGAAAAGAgcatggtgcgctcggcaagtacaaatcgcgcagcagttggcgcgccaaagaagcattgcactgaaataattattctcatacctccagtttccgaggtctactttgtacttctatgtggagtTGTGGACAGACTGTAAATGTTTTGTGCATTGTGTCCCTGTCCATTTGATTCATCATTACCTACTTGTTACCAATGATTGTTGATTTGAATATAGGAAGAAGCTGAATTAAATATAGGAAGAATATAATTTTGacagatttgtttgtttgtttatttatttcttctttgcCCTGGGTCCATATAATAGAGGGAAATTTAAGGCCCAGCACTGTCctttttttaaccccatgagaactacctgccgattggccaaaaagaagttttcagtatcaattggcccaatcagcaacattgttagaataattttaccacacaaaaaaattggggtaaattatttgcaaagctccattctgattggtgaataaagtgaagatatcatgtaattgaccaatcagaggcaatgttagataggtagtgctcagggggttaaaaactTACCATGTGTTGTGATCTGATCCAGATAGAGGATAATTGCTTCTGTTTCAATCATTCTTATTGGACCATGTTTCAGAGCTGGCACTGTACCGAGTGGTTGAATTTTCAGGAACCATGGCTCCAAGTGTTCAAAGTCATGAATTACAATGATGCGGCTTCGATATTGTATTCCCTTCTCCGCTAATGATAATCGAACCTGCAGTGTTTCAAAATGAAGAAGTGAATAAAAATTTTAATATCCAAATTCAGTGGTAGTACCAAAGCAAAATATCTTTGGGCAATGTTTTCATGTCTAAGGTTTTTTTACTGGCAGGGGACACTTGTTTTGGGGACATTataagcgccaatccggcttgaaatgttgaGGGACAATCGGCCTGGATTCCTCAAAAGGTGGCAGAAAAGAACaataaatgggtcattttgccaaaaggtgggggaACGTGCCCCCCCCCAGATTGACGCCCATGTTTGGGGATGTCATAAAAAACTAAAAGCCTGTACCACTCCTTCAGCAAGTTCTgattgaaaaatgcaaaatattctattgaaaaaaaaaacaaaggttGCCCCTCAATCAGGCTCGGTGTCCCCTGATTAGTCTCTGCCCTTTATCTTATAAGcctggggggcacttcaatatgaaatggatatagacaCTTTTACagcaaggggcattcggtgagagcaaaatgtaaaaaatatgtggttattaggtgagaacatgaccttttttaaatggaaccttccgggtgagagccaaaacagtgctacagaaacctcgaacattgaatttctagttcaaaatggcttcaaatttctttattattCTTTCTATTTtggaagttgctgttcaaattgaaaaattttggGTGACagttcaaatggaaaaatagtggGGCTTCAGGTGACAAAGCACGtgttctttgggtgacagcgatgctgaaaagggggtcttaaaagccctacatacgcgtcacctctaaaatgggagtgcccccgggcttATAAGATAAAGGAGATATCGCTAgcacatgttgttgttgttaatttgCATTCTAATGTTTCAAGTTCTAAGTTCAAGAATATAAACCATTTGTAGCCAACATAGCAGTGGATCCAGAATTTCAAAAAGGGGATACTCTTACTGAGTGgatccattatcatgattatatatatataagacATTGGATACAAATACATTCATTTATAGTTTTAATACAAATGTTTTTGATTATATTATGATTCAACTAACAATATCACTTCGCAATGTGGGAATTAAGCTGTAGGACGTATTCAGAGCTGCAGCCAGGGAGGAGGGGTGCGACACACCcctaatttgcaaaagtataccatacaaaaagtcccaaaatttaagaatttttaagcttttttcaaaAAAGGGCTAAATTTGGGGAAGTCCACTTTTCATAAAATTGCCCCCCCcaccttggaaaaaaaaagttaaatttttcaaaatcagcatccccaacaaaaaatcctggctacgggcctggaagTATTGTGTTGTAACTATGACACCTGTCAGCGAATGCCATGGTTTATACATCACAACACttcttacatatcaaaataatattattatttgaaataataCTCTCAAAAACAATCATTTACACCGCTCCATTGCAATGTgaaacagtaaaataaaaataaatgtagtcaAGTGTGAAATTATGGTACTAAGATGATATGATGGTGATATTTCTCTGTCAATCTGACAAAATCCAGGCATTAGGACAAGATTAGTACTACCAGTAACAGATTGCATTGAAACAtggaaattatataaaatatatcgCACTACTTGTGATTATCACTCACCCTCTGACAATTCAAAGAAGCTCCTTCATGATACAGCATTGGCACCTCAGTAGGTAAACTAGCATAACTCATGGGCATGTGTACAGAAGCCATTTTATTCTCAATCTATTTTACTATCAATTGAAATCAAGTCAAGGGATGACACAAAATTCTACCAAAATGATCTAAGATATATCCCAAAATATAGCTGTTGTTGTCCCACGGTAAACTGTTGTTATCTCCTATGCGTATCGGATATCCATTCTGATATGAGCACGAAATATGGATGATTTTCTTAAGTAGTTTCTATACAAGGTGAAGGGCAGAGTGCTCCTTAATTAAATGTTCCTCGTACTGTCACTCTGAATAGCAAAAATTGTGGAAGCAGTTCAAATATCTAAATTGAGCGATTCCAAGATGATTTCTGTCAACTGTCTGTTATATCCTTTACTGTATGTTGAGGATCTGCAAATAGACACAATACACAAATGCAAAAATGAGTGACAAATTATTCGCACTATTGAAAATCCAATTTGAGTACAATCTCTGAGCCCAGGTCCCCACAACTGCTTCAAACTGTCAAATGATGAAATACTCAATTAACGTCCGCGATTTTATTTCCTGAGTGTTGACACTTAGTTCAATGTTCATCTCAATTGTGGGTCATTAAACTTTCTTTATCAGCTCTGTTTGAGACTAATACCGTTAAAACAATGCATGATATCGGTTTGTTATCTCGGCTGAGCaagcaaatgattacaaatgatTCACAACGGGCCAGGCCCTTGTGGAAAGCAGAACTGATCAAGGCTACTCTCTTTAAATAAgcctgaaataaaataaataaaataaaaaataaaataaagttgatattCAGGAAAATTCTGTTCACAAATGAAGAGTTACGATGTAAAATGTGATATCCAAATGCTAACTTGTtgtatcaatattgttattttatgtaatGATTAATTAATATACTTGTTAATTAGGGCATTAATCAAATTAGGATGAAATTGAAAGCTTGtgattgtaaaaaaaataaataacacaaaaatataaaataacactaCATGATGTGtatcaacaaaataatattgaattgataaggccaagtaaaataaatgacatgtatatcgtccctgccctcaccgatttttgaagattttcaaatatttttgttcaggcctgtacgcagggtttttttttttttgggggtgctgattttgaaaaggtggacttttttccaccggtacgctacgctcgcaaattctgaaatgttgggactttttgtatacttttgcaaatttggggaggtgctgtcgcaccccctgcgtacgggcctgtttttgttatttttcttctttgctcCTTTACTTTGTTGTAATGAAGAGACATGTTTGGAaattcttggttatcatttataaacacattccAAACATTCtctcaagctaggggtagggctttggggaaataaagaaaaaaataagggGCCTCCCCATTTTATCATGATAACAAATAATAAAGGCCTcactcaccgatttttgaaaaagtctggacgatatacatgttattttttttacttggcctaaaacaACAATGACACAAGGCAAGCAgcaatcagtagcgtagccagcaaagaggggggggggggcaggctgacaaaaatgaaagaaaaaagtgcccctctgacgcATGGCATTAAGGGGGATCAAGATGTTGTTTGGCATTTTACAAGGATATGGCAGAGattttttgcatatcattgtcagaATCCCCTATCAGTACACATAAGACATTTGTTAACTGGCAACTTAGATTACATATtggttccattaaccacccaggcagtgttcgaaattttggttgtccggttgcccggaacaactaaaaaagtcgccggacaaccaaagatACTGATTctgttgtccgccggacaaccataaatttgtagccaaaactcacctttgtaTGTGTATCTTTAAATATTCCAAGATCGGACacccaaaaacttagacggacaaccataaattgtaaccttaattcgaacactgcacCCAGGGTGCTTAATgaagtcattttggatgggcgcttattttttacattgtttagtaTGCTtacataattaggcctaaaagAGATATATACCGGTATTTTTTTCGACCGAtcctaaaatctgaaaataatagggaagattttttttattcatatttgaatttacatatttggtataaaatacacaaaaatgttgtgaaaaataatgttttgcctgtttgtaatttgtACTGAATAGCTCTGATGTATTAAAAAACAAGCCTAAGAACCCctataaatcattgtttaccatggTAAATTTTTAAAGGCCTAA
This DNA window, taken from Amphiura filiformis chromosome 16, Afil_fr2py, whole genome shotgun sequence, encodes the following:
- the LOC140135813 gene encoding ganglioside-induced differentiation-associated protein 1-like — translated: MASVHMPMSYASLPTEVPMLYHEGASLNCQRVRLSLAEKGIQYRSRIIVIHDFEHLEPWFLKIQPLGTVPALKHGPIRMIETEAIILYLDQITTHAFTPKLQPDLATKEGQKSAYYQKLLKAVNVELIVTGSGCFRNLTANCQLPSFANETFLKNNIEEEVEKMKRLSNKHPDLRYEYLNMSELTQARLQALNEPEVIDALEQCNKTLNDVESELAKREQEYNSNPSGEKPWLCGQNFTIADIYLSTLLHRMVLAGQKERLWGNGYRPLIASYYERVRRRTTFQESCMWANEVYSSVILPMMTYKARKSAPYVIGFAAAAIGITIGAMIYYKGFPSLKR